One Antennarius striatus isolate MH-2024 chromosome 9, ASM4005453v1, whole genome shotgun sequence genomic window, ACCAAACATCTTCCAGTTCACCAACATTGTGAGCAACGCATCCAGATTGCTTCAGGTTGGAATTTTACACTGTCACACAACTTACCCGGTTATACCAGACTATCAGCTTCACggtgtgtatattttttaacatacagtacctaatcaaatctgtctgtttttctcttctcaCAGGCCAGTCGTATTCTTGGCATCCCTGCTATTTTGACAGAACAGTACCCTAAAGGTCTGGGTCCAACAGTACCGGAGCTTGGAGCAGAAGATCTCACTGCTCATCCTAAAACATCTTTCACCATGATGatagaggaggtgaagaagcagcTGGATGCCCTGGGGAACCCCAAACAGGCCATACTGTGTGGAATAGAGGCACATGCCTGCATTGCAGTAAGACATGGATTTGTACAGATTATTCAAACTGATGTTGATTTTGCTGAGTTTGTGCATGCCATAGTTATAGTTGGAAATTTTACACTTGTGGTCAATGCTGCACTTAAACCAGCCACATTCCTAATCCCAAACCAGGTTCCTgtgaactgagctactgccacgcCAGATTTAATTCCCTAGTTGGATTTGCATCATCTTAAAGGAAGGCCTACATGCCGCTACACATCAGAACATGTCTTATACATTTCCATATGCCAGTCAGTATTATTTACGTGCCATGGtatattttatctttgtttttatgtctatTATAAAATGTCATTATACCTAAAAGCAATATTTCCTGATAATTTGACACTCTTAATATGACTTCGTGATCATGACAGTCCACATGGAATTTTTGAATCAATTTAGCAGAAGTATTTGTttcatagatattttaactaatCTTTATCTTCCTAATGTGATTGCCCAGGACAGTTATCTGTGAAGGAGTGTATGCTGGGTAATATGCTGGGAAAATAGCTAGAAGTAATTTGTCCAATAAGTTTTTGTCTTTATATCTCAAGCTAACTCATTGTAGTAGACCTATAGATTTAAACATTCTGGATcattaaatacataatattacCTTTGTTCTAGTTATAATTAAGAAATTCTAATAACTCTTATCCCACAATAGTAGAGAATtttgtaaaagaagaaaaacctggatccagatgatgatTCTTATTATCTATCATCATtctattttcttgaagacaagaatCGTATTCACTTCAGTCGTGTTTCTACTTTGCGGGTCACGGATGTTTCTGGAACCTATCTCAGCTGGttatgggcgagaggcagggaATGCCTGGGAAAAACCAGCATCTTCTTTGAATATGCAGTCATATGCGATTATGAGGGCGGTGATAACGTGAGAGGTGAATTACTGTGTAATTAACGTAATTATATTTTGACATattattgaattgttttattAGAGAGCTGCatcaattttatatttaagaatcacaactttttttctttgtcacagTGCACAACTTATGATCTCCTTGAAAAGGGAATTGAGGTTCATATTGTGGCGGATGCAGTCTCATCCAGGAGGTATCTGATCATTCTGTTTTAGTTTCAGCTACATATCACCATTATAACCTACATTCAATATAAATGTCCTCCTGTGTTTGGAAACTATATGCACTGCATGTTCTTACTTTTATGTCTCTCTCCTCAGCCAGACAGATCGTTTGTTTGCTTTGTCCCGACTGAAGCAGAGCGGCGCTTTCCTCACGACCGCAGaggctgttctgctgcagctggttcAGGACGCCAAACACCCCAACTTCAAGGAGGTCCGTATTACTTCTGCTGTCTGTTTTGGCCTTTTAGATGTGTCATAAAAGTCAGTCTGGCTGCATACACGAAAGGAACCCAAGTTTGGTGTTTTGTTAAACTCTTTAACGCAGTGCAGTAAATAAGTTACCACAGAActgcataaaataaatattactgaCACTGTTGACATGTTGCACATGATCTTATAATTGAGCGTGGAAACAGTGATCAAAcctacttttgtttttctttttggttgaATGGTTGGCACCTTGCTCCTTCATATATCACAAAATTGTTCTCACTCTGAATCTGTTACCaagaaaatgacaaacatgttttttttccaacttaaCTGACAGATCCAGAAGCTAATGGCTCACCCTTCTCCTGACACCAGCCTCCTCGCCTTCTTCAGTGCTCTGTAGGGAGATCATCATCTGTCCTTTTGTTACACAGATACAATTTCTTCCAACGTCTCAGAAAAAGTCATTCAATAAAATGATGCTgctataaaaaaatgttttgcgtCTGGGTTCATGAAATGGTTTTGgttgaaaatgactgaatggTAATTCCTTTTTATTGACATCCTGCGGCGCTCACAGCTGTGTAAACTTCAAACTGGAGAGGTGGAACCGGCTCACAGAGGCGGGCGTTGAGAATGACCTCACAAGGGGAGGAGTGAGTGATGTAATTCTGTTATAT contains:
- the isoc2 gene encoding isochorismatase domain-containing protein 2 codes for the protein MANIGRLCTKDSVLFLCDMQEKFRPNIFQFTNIVSNASRLLQASRILGIPAILTEQYPKGLGPTVPELGAEDLTAHPKTSFTMMIEEVKKQLDALGNPKQAILCGIEAHACIACTTYDLLEKGIEVHIVADAVSSRSQTDRLFALSRLKQSGAFLTTAEAVLLQLVQDAKHPNFKEIQKLMAHPSPDTSLLAFFSAL